TAAATTTAAGAGGGGTAGAGAAGTCCACGAGACCACGACTGACAGGTGCTAATCATGGTCGTGAGTCCGTGACCTCAAAATCCACCACCAAGGGCGACCAAAGAGTCCATCAGACATGTGATTAGAAAATTGTGACACAAGGATCGTACTCATAGCATTTTCGTAAGTGCAAACAGCTCTGTTTGGTATTGACCGCGGTGCCCCCGTTGAAACTGCTTTATTTCGTATACAACCATGAAGGCTAACTAAGCATATATAGTTGTTTATACTCGAACCTGTTCACTCAGGCTCTCGAGTAGTTGATTTAGTACGAGTGCATATATTTTTAGCTAATTATTCTTTTAATGGAAGATGATATGTTTGTCAATAGCAAAGCATTTGCCATCTGCATCTGTATCTCTTAACAAAAAAAGCCATCATAAAACACTAGAAGCCACATAGGTGGCATGTCATGCAATCAGTGGAATCAAAAGCTATTTTCTCGATAGGAACTTGGAAAGGAAGAGCGTGTTCTGATCATTCTCGGTGGAGTGGAAATGTGGAATTGGACGAAACGGTAAAAAGAATTTCTGGAACCCCAATAGAAACGGTAAAATTTGCTGATTCAACCAGACGTCCAATGGTCAATTGTCATTATCCTTCCACACGGTTAAACCATCAAGTACTCTTTTCTGAGGTGGAGGCGGCAAATAAAGCAATTTACGCATCGATATAAGTAGTTTCATACGCTACAAAAAAAAGCATACAGCTCCCGGCCATGGCCACTACTAATCTTGCCGTGCCCGCCCTCCTGTTGCTGCTCCACCTGGTGCGTGCCGTTGCTGGCGCCGAGGACGAGGCCGCGGCACTACTCTCCTTCAAGCGTGCGTCGGTGTCCGCCGACCCACAAGGTGCTCTCGCGGGCTGGCGCAACGACACCTCCGGCTCACCGTGCGCGTGGGCGGGCGTCTCGTGCACCGACGACGGCCGCCTCCACAAGCTCAACCTCAGCGGCATGTCCCTCGCCGGTCGGCTCCACCTCGACGCGCTGCTCGCGCTCCCGTGCTCCATAGCCTTGACCTCCGCGGCAACGCCTTCCACGGCAACCTCTCCCACCGTGCCATGCTGCGGCGGACCACGCCGCCATGCGCTCTTGTGAAGGTCGACCTGTCCTCGAACGCCTTGAAGGGCAACCTGCCCTGGGCGTTCTTGGCATCCTGCAGCAACCTGCAGTCCCTGAACTTGTCAAGGAACAACCTAACCGGCGGGGGCTTTCTGTTCCCTCCGTCTCTGCGGACACTGGACATGTCCAGGAACAAGGTGTCAGATGTCGGCTTGCTGAACTACTCCCTGACCGCCTGCCATGGCATTCGGTACCTCAACTTCTCGGCCAACCAGTTCACCGGAGGCATTACGGGGTTTGCAAGGTGCAGCCAAGTTTCTGTTCTTGATATATCAGGGAACCTCATGTCCGGCACCCTACCGGCTGGGCTTGTAACCATGGCGCCGGCCAATTTGACACACTTGAGCATTGCTGGAAATAACTTCTCTGGGGACATCTCCAGGTATGTTTTTGGTGATTGCACAAACCTCAAAGTGCTCGATTGGTCATACAATAGACTGAGTGGCATGGGGTTGCCACCGAGTCTTGCCAACTGCCGCCGCTTGGAGACACTTGACATGTCGGGGAACATGCTTCTTTCTGGCCCAATGCCAGTGTTCTTGGGAGGCTTCCAACAATTGAAGAAACTTGCACTAGCTGGGAACAACTTTATTGGAGAAATTCCGGATGAACTGAGCCCCTTGTGCAGGACGCTGGTTGAACTAGACTTATCAAGCAACCAGCTGATTGGCGGTTTGCCTGCAAGTTTCTCAAGATGCAGATCGCTTGAGGTGCTCGATCTCAGCAGCAATCAACTGTCTGGTGACTTTGTGGTTACTGTGATCAGCAAAATCTCGTCTCTGCGTGTGTTGCGGCTGCCATTCAACAACATCACAGGGACAAATCCGCTGCCCACACTTGCAGCTGAGTGCCCTTTGCTTGAAGTTATCGATCTTGGATCTAATGAGCTCGATGGAGAGATGATGCCAAACTTGTgttcatcattgccatcactgcGAGAGCTGCTCCTCCCAAACAATGACCTCATTGGAACCGTGCCGCCGTCACTTGCCAACTGCAGCAATCTAGATTCTCTAGACCTCAGCTTCAACCTATTGATTGGTCAGATTCCAGCTGAAGTGTTATTGCTTCCAAAGCTTGTTCATCTGGTCATGTGGGCAAATAATCTCTCCGGTGAAATACCGGACATGCTATGCTCCAGGAGCACGACACTGGAGACATTGGTGATAAGTTTCAACAACTTAACTGGAGGCGTTCCTCCTTCCATTAGCAGATGTGTGAATCTCATATGGGTGTCACTTGCTGGCAACCATCTCACTGGGAGCGTGCCCTCAGGATTTGGCAACCTCCAGAAGCTTGCCATTCTACAGCTGCACAAGAATTCACTGTCTGGCCCGGTGCCAGCAGAGTTTGGTAGCTGCAGCAGCCTCGTCTGGCTTGATCTCAGCAACAACAACTTCTCGGGCACAATACCACCACAGTTAGCGGCACAGGCGGGGCTCACCACTGGAGGTGTTGTTTCCGGCAGGCGAATCGCATTCCTTAGGAGTGAGGCTGGCAACATCTGCCCCGGTGCTGGAGTGTTGTTTGAGTTCTTTGGCATCCGTCCAGAGCGACTGGCCCAGTTGCCGGCTGTACGCTCATGTGCCCCCACGGGGATATACACTGGGACTGTATTCTACACCTTCAATAATAATGGAAGCATGATCTTCCTTGATCTGTCATACAACAGCCTTACAGGAAAGGTTCCGGCAAGCTTGGGGAAGATGGCATACCTTGACGTGCTTAACTTGGGACATAATGACCTTACTGGTGAAATTCCAGGCGCGTTCACGGGACTGGAAGGGATCGCTCTACTTGATCTCTCACACAATCAACTCAGTGGTATCATTCCGCCGGGCCTTGGTGGTCTGCACTTTCTTGCAGCCTTTGATGTCTCTAATAACAACCTGACTGGAGAGATCCCGACATCGGGGCAGCTCATGACGTTCCCTGCATCTGACTTTGAAAACAACTCTGGTGTCTGTGGCATCCCCTTGAATCCCTGTAGCCAGGTTGACAATGGAGGTGGTGGTCCTGAGCCTCAAGATATTCCTGATGGGCATGTGCCTGTCGTCTCTCCATCTGGGATCGGCATAGGCTTAGCACTTGGTGTCCCTGTAGGTTTTGGTCTAGGGATCTTGCTACTCTAGTATGATTCACCGTTTTGGGGTCTATTTCACACAATCAGATGTTGCTCGCCGTCTACATGCTGCTCAGTACGTCATGTTTGCACAGCA
The genomic region above belongs to Setaria italica strain Yugu1 chromosome VI, Setaria_italica_v2.0, whole genome shotgun sequence and contains:
- the LOC101757760 gene encoding brassinosteroid LRR receptor kinase BRL3-like, which codes for MATTNLAVPALLLLLHLVRAVAGAEDEAAALLSFKRASVSADPQGALAGWRNDTSGSPCAWAGVSCTDDGRLHKLNLSGMSLAGRLHLDALLALPNLQSLNLSRNNLTGGGFLFPPSLRTLDMSRNKVSDVGLLNYSLTACHGIRYLNFSANQFTGGITGFARCSQVSVLDISGNLMSGTLPAGLVTMAPANLTHLSIAGNNFSGDISRYVFGDCTNLKVLDWSYNRLSGMGLPPSLANCRRLETLDMSGNMLLSGPMPVFLGGFQQLKKLALAGNNFIGEIPDELSPLCRTLVELDLSSNQLIGGLPASFSRCRSLEVLDLSSNQLSGDFVVTVISKISSLRVLRLPFNNITGTNPLPTLAAECPLLEVIDLGSNELDGEMMPNLCSSLPSLRELLLPNNDLIGTVPPSLANCSNLDSLDLSFNLLIGQIPAEVLLLPKLVHLVMWANNLSGEIPDMLCSRSTTLETLVISFNNLTGGVPPSISRCVNLIWVSLAGNHLTGSVPSGFGNLQKLAILQLHKNSLSGPVPAEFGSCSSLVWLDLSNNNFSGTIPPQLAAQAGLTTGGVVSGRRIAFLRSEAGNICPGAGVLFEFFGIRPERLAQLPAVRSCAPTGIYTGTVFYTFNNNGSMIFLDLSYNSLTGKVPASLGKMAYLDVLNLGHNDLTGEIPGAFTGLEGIALLDLSHNQLSGIIPPGLGGLHFLAAFDVSNNNLTGEIPTSGQLMTFPASDFENNSGVCGIPLNPCSQVDNGGGGPEPQDIPDGHVPVVSPSGIGIGLALGVPVGFGLGILLL